The Tamandua tetradactyla isolate mTamTet1 chromosome 23, mTamTet1.pri, whole genome shotgun sequence genome includes a window with the following:
- the IFT22 gene encoding intraflagellar transport protein 22 homolog isoform X1, whose protein sequence is MLKAKILFVGPCESGKTVLANFLTESSDITEYNPTQGVRILEFENPHVSSNSKGSGCEFELWDCGGDPKFESCWPALMKDSQGVAIVFNADIPSHLKEIEMWYSCFVQQQLLQDNQCLLIAHHKPGSGGDKGNLPLPPPLNKLKLVHSNLEDDPEEIRMEFITYLKSIVNSVSESRDREEMSIIT, encoded by the exons ATGCTGAAGGCCAAGATCCTCTTCGTGGGGCCCTGCGAG AGTGGAAAAACCGTTTTGGCCAACTTTCTGACAGAATCTTCTGACATCACCGAATATAACCCAACCCAAGGAGTGAG GATTCTGGAATTTGAGAACCCACATGTTTCCAGCAACAGCAAAGGCTCAGGCTGTGAATTTGAGCTGTGGGATTGTGGCGGAGATCCAAA GTTCGAGTCTTGCTGGCCAGCGCTGATGAAGGACTCTCAGGGAGTAGCTATTGTCTTCAACGCCGACATCCCGAGCCACCTGAAGGAAATCGAGATGTGGTACTCCTGCTTTGTTCAGCAGCAGCTGTTACAGGATAATCAGTGTCTATTAATTGCACATCACAAACCAGGCTCTGGAGGTGATAAAGGGAATCTGCCATTGC CACCACCCTTGAACAAGCTGAAGCTGGTACACTCGAATCTTGAGGATGACCCTGAAGAGATCCGGATGGAATtcataacatatttaaaaagcataGTCAACTCAGTGTCTGAGAGCAGAGACCGAGAAGAGATGTCAATTATTACCTAG
- the IFT22 gene encoding intraflagellar transport protein 22 homolog isoform X2 — translation MKDSQGVAIVFNADIPSHLKEIEMWYSCFVQQQLLQDNQCLLIAHHKPGSGGDKGNLPLPPPLNKLKLVHSNLEDDPEEIRMEFITYLKSIVNSVSESRDREEMSIIT, via the exons ATGAAGGACTCTCAGGGAGTAGCTATTGTCTTCAACGCCGACATCCCGAGCCACCTGAAGGAAATCGAGATGTGGTACTCCTGCTTTGTTCAGCAGCAGCTGTTACAGGATAATCAGTGTCTATTAATTGCACATCACAAACCAGGCTCTGGAGGTGATAAAGGGAATCTGCCATTGC CACCACCCTTGAACAAGCTGAAGCTGGTACACTCGAATCTTGAGGATGACCCTGAAGAGATCCGGATGGAATtcataacatatttaaaaagcataGTCAACTCAGTGTCTGAGAGCAGAGACCGAGAAGAGATGTCAATTATTACCTAG